Within the Hypericibacter adhaerens genome, the region TTTCTGAAGCTTTTGCCCAGGCAGCCGACGCGGCGCCCGCGGGGTTGGGCGGCCTCGGCGGCCTTGCCCAGTTCGCGCCGCTGGTCCTCATCTTCGTGGTGTTCTATTTCCTGCTGATCCGTCCGCAGCAGAAGAAGATGAAGGCCCATCGCGAGATGGTGCAGGCGCTGAAGCGCGGCGACCGCGTGGTGACCTCCGGCGGCATCGTCGGCACCGTGACCAAGGTCGTCAGCGACAGCGAAGTGCAGATCGAGATCGCCGAGAACGTCCGGGTGCGCGTGGTCCGTTCCTCGATCACCGACATCGTGGCCAAGACCGAGCCCGCCTCCAACGGAAACGCCAAGGAAGAGGCGGCGAAGGGCGAATGATCGACCGGCGCCGGCGCGGGCGGGATCCGGTTCCCGCCGGCCGACGCTCTTCTGATTCTCCCGCGGGAGCGGCTGCATGCTGAATTTCCAACCCTGGAAGATCTCGCTCATCGTCCTGACGCTGCTGATCGGCGTCATCGCGGCGGCGCCCAATCTCTTCTCGCGCGCGCAGCTCGACGCGGCGCCGGGCTGGCTGCCGAAGGACCAGATCACGCTCGGTCTCGATCTCCAGGGCGGCTCCCATCTCCTGCTCGAGGTCGACGTCAAGGCGGTCATCGAGGAGCAGCTCAACGGCGTCGTCGATTCCGTGCGCACCGCCTTCCGCAAGGCGAACATCGGCTACTCGGATCTGGGCGTGAAGGGCAACTCCGTCACGGCGAAGCTGCGCGACACCACCCAGATCGACCAGGCGCGCACGCTGTTGAAGGACGCGGCGCCGGGCCTCGACCAGTCGGTCGCCAACGACGGCAGCATCACGCTGACCTTGAACGACCAGGCGATCCTGGATCGCCAGCGCAACGCGGTCTCCCAGTCGATCGAGATCGTGCGCCGGCGCATCGACGAGACCGGCACGAAGGAGCCGACCATCCAGCGCCAGGGTGCCGACCGCATCCTGGTCCAGCTTCCGGGCGTCAAGGACCCCGAGCATATCAAGGCGCTGATCGGCAAGACCGCCAAGATGACCTTCCGGTTCGTCGATACCACCGTCTCGGCGGACCAGGCGCGGGCGGGCAACCTGCCGCCGACCTCCGAGGTGCTGCCCAGCGCCCAGAACGGCGGCGACGGCCAGCCCATGGCCTATTACGTCGTGCAGAAGCGCGTCATGGTCAGCGGCGAGAACCTGATCGACGCCCAGGCGACCTTCCAGGACGCGCAGCCCGTGGTCAGCTTCCGCTTCGACTCCCTGGGCGCCAAGCGCTTCGGCGACGCCACGCGCGAGAATGTCGGCAAGCTCTTCGCCATCGTCCTCGATGGCAAGGTGATCAGCGCGCCCGTGATCCGCGACGCCATCACCTCGGGCAGCGGCGTCATCAGCGGCAGCTTCACCACCCAGACCGCCAACGACCTG harbors:
- the yajC gene encoding preprotein translocase subunit YajC translates to MFISEAFAQAADAAPAGLGGLGGLAQFAPLVLIFVVFYFLLIRPQQKKMKAHREMVQALKRGDRVVTSGGIVGTVTKVVSDSEVQIEIAENVRVRVVRSSITDIVAKTEPASNGNAKEEAAKGE
- the secD gene encoding protein translocase subunit SecD, whose amino-acid sequence is MLNFQPWKISLIVLTLLIGVIAAAPNLFSRAQLDAAPGWLPKDQITLGLDLQGGSHLLLEVDVKAVIEEQLNGVVDSVRTAFRKANIGYSDLGVKGNSVTAKLRDTTQIDQARTLLKDAAPGLDQSVANDGSITLTLNDQAILDRQRNAVSQSIEIVRRRIDETGTKEPTIQRQGADRILVQLPGVKDPEHIKALIGKTAKMTFRFVDTTVSADQARAGNLPPTSEVLPSAQNGGDGQPMAYYVVQKRVMVSGENLIDAQATFQDAQPVVSFRFDSLGAKRFGDATRENVGKLFAIVLDGKVISAPVIRDAITSGSGVISGSFTTQTANDLALLLRAGALPAPLTVIEERTVGADLGADSIAAGKFACLIGLVLIVLAMMLLYGLFGFFANLALVLNAILLLGALSLLGATLTLPGIAGIALTLGMAIDANVLIFERIREEVRNGRSPIASLDHGFNEARRTIVDANVTHLISSLILFMLGSGPVKGFAVTLSIGVLTSMFTAVMVTRLIVVLWYRQARPAALPV